In Listeria cossartiae subsp. cossartiae, the genomic window TGAATGTCTGGATGAAACCATCTTTTGTCACATAGTCAAAAATTTTCTCGGCATCTGCTTCATTTGCGATTTCAAGTTGAAGAACGCCATCACGATGCTTCTCTACATGTAATACTTCTGGTAAAGCAGCTAGTTCCTCCGCGGTATGCTTGGATTCAATCAAAATCCGTTTGCGGCCGAATACTGATTTTACAGATTCCGTCGTCCCTTGAAGCACGACATTTCCTTTTTTCAACATTAAAAGGGAATCACAAAGCTCCTCGACATTTTCCATACGATGGCTGGAGAAAATAATCGCCGCTCCAGAGGCACGTAAATCAAAGACAAATTTCTTCAAAATCTCTGCATTAACAGGATCGAGTCCGCTAAATGGTTCATCTAAAATAACTAGTTTAGGTTGGTGGATAATTGTGCTTAAAAGCTGGATTTTCTGTTGATTTCCTTTGGATAGCGTTTTAATTAAGTCTGTTTTTTTGCCGACAATTTCGGCGCGTTCAAGCCAATCATCTATTTCTGCTTTGATTTTTTGTTTTGGATATCCTTTTAATTCAGCAAAAAATATCAGTTGGTCTTCAATCGTCACATTCGGATATAAACCGCGCTCTTCAGGCAAATAGCCGATAATGTTTGGATCAATTTTACTTACTTCTTTGCCGTTCCAAGTGATTTTCCCAGAAGTAGCTTCTAAAAAATGCAAAATAAG contains:
- a CDS encoding ABC transporter ATP-binding protein, which encodes MTLELHNVTKNFGTKVAVNDVSFRVEPGKILGLIGQNGAGKTTTFRLILHFLEATSGKITWNGKEVSKIDPNIIGYLPEERGLYPNVTIEDQLIFFAELKGYPKQKIKAEIDDWLERAEIVGKKTDLIKTLSKGNQQKIQLLSTIIHQPKLVILDEPFSGLDPVNAEILKKFVFDLRASGAAIIFSSHRMENVEELCDSLLMLKKGNVVLQGTTESVKSVFGRKRILIESKHTAEELAALPEVLHVEKHRDGVLQLEIANEADAEKIFDYVTKDGFIQTFSLQAPTLEEIFKWKAGESHE